In Rhineura floridana isolate rRhiFlo1 chromosome 1, rRhiFlo1.hap2, whole genome shotgun sequence, the following proteins share a genomic window:
- the BCL2 gene encoding apoptosis regulator Bcl-2 isoform X3, translating into MMAHTGIRGYDNKEIVLKYIHYKLSQKGYDWVASRDREDLSPPTVPHDTFPALAGLASLPSEQRGSAGIALVDEPHPVPQVVHSTLRQAGDEFSRRYRRDFAEMSEQLHLTPVTARARFVAVIEELFRDGVNWGRIVAFFEFGGMMCVESVGQEMSPLVDNITVWMTEYLNRHLHNWIQDNGGWEICLFWT; encoded by the exons ATGATGGCTCACACTGGGATAAGAGGTTATGATAACAAGGAGATAGTGCTGAAGTACATCCATTACAAGCTGTCACAGAAAGGATATGACTGGGTTGCTAGCAGGGACAGAGAAGACCTTTCTCCTCCTACTGTTCCTCATGACACCTTCCCTGCCCTTGCTGGGCTGGCATCTCTGCCTTCTGAGCAGCGTGGTTCTGCTGGGATAGCCCTGGTTGATGAACCACACCCTGTGCCACAGGTTGTTCATTCTACTTTACGCCAAGCTGGAGATGAGTTTTCACGGCGCTATCGGAGGGACTTTGCTGAGATGTCAGAACAGCTGCACTTGACCCCAGTCACTGCCAGAGCTCGTTTTGTGGCAGTCATCGAAGAGCTATTCCGAGATGGGGTAAATTGGGGAAGGATTGTGGCATTCTTTGAATTTGGTGGCATGATGTGTGTGGAGAGTGTTGGTCAGGAGATGTCGCCTCTTGTGGACAATATCACTGTGTGGATGACTGAGTACCTGAACAGGCACCTGCACAACTGGATCCAGGACAATGGAGGTTGG GAAATTTGCTTATTCTGGACGTAG